The Desulfitobacterium chlororespirans DSM 11544 sequence CGGACTCAGGAGTTCATGCTGAAAACTACATTGCAAATTTCCATACAAAATGCACCTGGAGTAATGATGCGATACTTTACTATCTATATGAATTTTTGCCTGAAGATATCGTCGTAAAATCTATCGAGCTCGTAAATGAAAGATTTCATGCAAGATATAACGTCAAATCAAAAACCTATGTCTATAAAATAAACACTAATAAATACAGAAATGTGTTTGAGCGAAAATATTCATATCATATTCCAGAGCCACTTGATTTGATCGAAATGCGCAAGGGCGCACAGAGTTTAATTGGGACACATGATTTCCAGGGTTTTACAAACATGAAACCAAGCAATAAGTCGACGGTTCGCACAATTCATGCTATTAATATCGTCGAAAATGGCGATTATTTA is a genomic window containing:
- the truA gene encoding tRNA pseudouridine(38-40) synthase TruA is translated as MRNFKMTISYDGSRYKGWQKQKETDLTIQGKLEAVLSKMTGEDILVVGCGRTDSGVHAENYIANFHTKCTWSNDAILYYLYEFLPEDIVVKSIELVNERFHARYNVKSKTYVYKINTNKYRNVFERKYSYHIPEPLDLIEMRKGAQSLIGTHDFQGFTNMKPSNKSTVRTIHAINIVENGDYLDIEVNGDGFLWNMVRIIVGTLLEVGRGKLNSSEVEKILQEKKRWEAGPLAQAKGLFLREVQY